The Caulifigura coniformis genome includes a region encoding these proteins:
- a CDS encoding glycosyltransferase family 2 protein, with protein sequence MSFRHSPGKVIAVMPAYNAARTLERTLADIPPGAVDEVILVDDGSKDDTVEIARRLGLTVIVHEKNKGYGGNQKTCYREALSRGADYIVMIHPDYQYDSRVIGATIEFLMLGICDVMMGSRIRTRREALAGGMPAWKYIANRMLTITENIALGQNLGDFHSGFRAYRKEVLETIPYEKNTDDFAFDTQFLAQAVYFNFKLGDIPVPVRYFDEASSINFRRCIKYGLTTLWVMGQYWLQKLGLAKFEIFGPRDAAGSASTSQA encoded by the coding sequence CGCGGTGATGCCGGCCTATAACGCCGCCCGCACCCTCGAGCGGACACTCGCCGATATTCCCCCCGGCGCCGTCGATGAAGTGATTCTCGTCGACGACGGGAGCAAGGACGACACCGTCGAGATTGCCCGCCGCCTGGGGCTGACGGTGATCGTCCACGAAAAGAACAAGGGCTACGGCGGCAATCAGAAAACGTGCTACCGCGAGGCGCTGTCACGGGGCGCGGATTACATCGTGATGATCCATCCCGACTACCAGTACGACAGCCGCGTCATCGGGGCGACGATCGAGTTCCTGATGCTCGGGATCTGCGATGTCATGATGGGGTCGCGCATCCGGACGCGGCGGGAAGCGCTGGCCGGAGGCATGCCGGCCTGGAAGTACATCGCCAACCGGATGCTGACCATCACGGAGAACATTGCGCTGGGACAGAACCTGGGCGACTTCCACAGTGGGTTCCGGGCCTACCGGAAGGAAGTGCTCGAGACGATTCCCTACGAGAAGAACACAGACGACTTCGCGTTCGACACCCAGTTCCTCGCCCAGGCGGTGTACTTCAACTTCAAGCTGGGCGACATTCCGGTTCCCGTCCGGTACTTCGACGAAGCGAGCAGCATCAATTTCCGTCGCTGCATCAAGTACGGCCTGACGACGCTGTGGGTCATGGGGCAGTACTGGCTGCAGAAGCTGGGGCTGGCGAAGTTCGAAATCTTCGGGCCCAGGGATGCCGCGGGCTCCGCCAGTACATCACAGGCGTGA
- the lhgO gene encoding L-2-hydroxyglutarate oxidase, with protein sequence MPNEATTRSDVTIIGGGIVGLATAYQLLRRHPDRSVTLLEKEDHVAAHQSGHNSGVLHTGMYYRPGSFRAEFCREGKLQMQEFCERENIPFQIIGKVIVATSEEELPRLQTVFERGRANGVRCSLVDGDHLREIEPYAAGIQAIHVPDAGIVDYKAVCRRLAERITELGGDIRLGCRVTGIEHTPEAVVLRTSQGDMSTGLLVTCGGLQADRLTSLSGQTPTAPIVPFRGEYFVLKPPAEHLCRTMIYPTPDPRFPFLGVHFTRTIEGHVECGPNAVLAYSREGYSKLDLNLRDLAESLFYPGFMKLALRSWQTGLGELWRSFNKKAFVRALQKLVPGITAADLVPAPSGVRAQALGRDGRLIDDFVFQESDRVINVGNAPSPAATSSLRIGQSIVEKIESRL encoded by the coding sequence ATGCCGAACGAGGCCACGACACGGTCGGATGTCACGATCATCGGCGGCGGCATCGTCGGTCTGGCGACGGCGTACCAGTTGCTCCGTCGACACCCGGATCGGTCGGTCACGCTCCTCGAGAAGGAAGACCACGTCGCCGCCCACCAGTCGGGCCACAATTCGGGCGTACTGCATACCGGCATGTACTACCGTCCCGGCTCCTTTCGCGCCGAGTTCTGCCGCGAAGGCAAGCTGCAGATGCAGGAGTTCTGCGAGCGAGAGAACATCCCGTTCCAGATCATCGGCAAGGTCATCGTCGCCACGAGCGAAGAGGAGCTTCCCCGTCTGCAGACCGTCTTCGAACGCGGCCGGGCCAACGGAGTGCGGTGCTCCCTGGTCGACGGCGACCACCTGCGCGAGATCGAGCCGTACGCCGCCGGCATCCAGGCCATCCATGTCCCCGATGCCGGGATCGTCGACTACAAGGCCGTCTGCCGCAGGCTCGCCGAGAGAATCACTGAACTGGGGGGCGACATCCGGCTGGGCTGCCGCGTGACGGGCATCGAGCACACCCCCGAGGCCGTAGTGCTGCGAACCAGTCAGGGCGACATGAGCACCGGTCTGCTCGTCACCTGCGGCGGTCTCCAGGCCGACCGGTTGACGAGTCTCAGCGGCCAGACGCCCACGGCCCCCATCGTTCCTTTCCGCGGGGAGTACTTCGTTCTGAAACCGCCGGCCGAGCATCTCTGCCGGACGATGATCTATCCAACTCCCGATCCGCGGTTCCCCTTTCTCGGCGTCCATTTCACGCGCACGATCGAAGGGCACGTCGAGTGCGGTCCCAATGCTGTGCTCGCGTACTCCAGGGAAGGCTATTCCAAGCTCGATCTCAACCTGCGCGACCTCGCGGAGAGCCTGTTCTACCCCGGGTTCATGAAGCTGGCCCTGCGATCATGGCAGACCGGACTCGGCGAGCTGTGGCGGTCATTCAACAAGAAGGCCTTCGTCCGGGCGCTGCAGAAGCTCGTCCCGGGAATCACCGCGGCCGACCTTGTTCCAGCTCCGAGCGGCGTCCGCGCGCAGGCGCTGGGACGCGATGGACGGCTGATCGACGACTTCGTGTTTCAGGAGAGCGACCGCGTGATCAACGTCGGCAACGCCCCCTCACCCGCGGCCACGTCGTCGCTCCGGATCGGGCAGTCGATCGTCGAGAAGATCGAATCACGCCTGTGA
- a CDS encoding serine hydrolase domain-containing protein, protein MSTRLVCIAALMMTGAARAADDAKSLSKRIDGIVTPLTKNGFSGCVLVDLDGDVIHRKGYGITDPKSKTKLAPTARFDIGSIIKPMVALATLELARLGTLQLDSKLGTLLKDVPEDKKEITVEQLLSHTGGISKSYDLKVDTMKRDAVVADLLKIGLEAPPGTKHIYSNANYFLMAAIIDVVDKRGYEDTMRELVFKPLNMRTARFSSDPPLKGEKVPSRFESRAAIGQMVPWPHGWAHRGATGVVCSVDDLLAFRKALDADSPIGPDEREDWIKIRKEDSALGWSVLSNPGRPKLIVHGGSSPGSKGLLAYYPEKDLTVVVLSNHIVPGNIDEWQIANSIRDLLFVN, encoded by the coding sequence ATGTCGACACGTCTGGTGTGCATAGCGGCATTGATGATGACCGGGGCCGCGCGGGCTGCGGACGACGCAAAATCCCTCTCGAAGAGAATCGACGGGATCGTCACGCCGCTGACGAAGAACGGATTCTCCGGCTGTGTTCTCGTCGATCTCGATGGCGACGTGATTCACCGCAAGGGGTACGGCATCACGGATCCGAAGTCGAAGACGAAGCTCGCCCCCACTGCGCGGTTCGACATCGGTTCGATCATCAAGCCGATGGTCGCCCTGGCGACGCTGGAGCTGGCGAGGCTGGGAACTCTCCAGCTGGACTCGAAGCTCGGCACGCTCCTGAAAGACGTGCCCGAGGATAAAAAGGAGATCACCGTCGAGCAGTTGCTATCTCACACGGGAGGGATTTCGAAGAGCTACGACCTGAAGGTGGACACGATGAAGCGTGACGCCGTCGTCGCGGACTTGCTCAAGATTGGGCTCGAGGCCCCGCCCGGAACGAAGCACATCTATTCCAACGCGAACTACTTTCTGATGGCGGCCATCATCGACGTCGTCGACAAGAGGGGATACGAGGACACGATGCGGGAGCTGGTTTTCAAGCCGCTCAACATGAGGACAGCCAGGTTCAGCAGCGACCCACCTCTGAAGGGGGAGAAGGTGCCGTCACGGTTTGAAAGCAGGGCCGCGATTGGACAGATGGTTCCCTGGCCGCATGGCTGGGCGCATCGCGGAGCGACGGGGGTGGTGTGCAGCGTCGACGACCTGCTTGCGTTCAGGAAGGCGCTCGATGCCGACTCGCCGATCGGCCCGGATGAACGCGAGGACTGGATCAAGATCCGCAAGGAGGATTCGGCCCTCGGCTGGTCGGTGCTGTCGAATCCGGGCCGACCGAAGTTGATCGTGCATGGCGGCTCGTCGCCGGGCTCGAAGGGGCTGCTCGCCTACTATCCCGAGAAGGATCTGACGGTGGTCGTCCTGTCGAATCACATCGTCCCAGGAAACATCGATGAGTGGCAGATTGCCAATTCAATCCGGGACCTGCTGTTCGTGAATTAG
- a CDS encoding golvesin C-terminal-like domain-containing protein translates to MLGPGGTATLSVQLDAAAAGSFSGLLSFATNDPDENPFQFTIAGSVTSPSAVQIIDNGDAGYTTTGAWTSWSQDGHGSDLQWSHSSEGPATATWTFTSLIPGTYRVSATWLAASNRATNAAYSMRTATGGLLGSALVNQQLVPNDLTDQGSEWDHLGIVSLIGSTLVVELTNVGADQYIIADAIRIERIGD, encoded by the coding sequence GTGTTGGGCCCCGGAGGCACGGCCACGCTCAGCGTGCAACTCGACGCCGCAGCCGCCGGCAGCTTCAGTGGACTTCTCTCGTTCGCGACCAACGATCCGGACGAGAATCCATTCCAGTTCACGATCGCCGGAAGCGTGACGTCCCCCTCGGCCGTCCAGATCATCGACAACGGAGACGCCGGCTACACGACCACCGGCGCCTGGACCAGCTGGAGCCAGGACGGACACGGCAGCGATCTGCAGTGGTCGCATAGTTCCGAAGGGCCCGCCACGGCGACGTGGACCTTCACCAGCCTCATCCCGGGGACCTACCGGGTGTCGGCCACCTGGCTGGCGGCCTCGAACCGGGCAACCAATGCCGCCTATTCCATGAGAACCGCCACCGGCGGGCTGCTCGGCAGCGCGCTGGTCAACCAGCAGCTGGTCCCCAATGATCTCACCGATCAGGGATCGGAGTGGGACCATCTGGGGATCGTCTCCCTCATCGGCTCGACCCTCGTCGTCGAACTCACGAACGTGGGAGCCGACCAGTACATCATCGCCGATGCCATCCGCATCGAACGCATCGGCGACTGA
- a CDS encoding pyridoxal phosphate-dependent aminotransferase has product MTWIADRMHKIDASGIRKVFDLAAKMKDPINLSIGQPHFDTPAPLKQAMIRAVEAGKNAYSQSQGIAPLVEKVQSSVDKEYGHADRKAFVTSGTGGGLMLALQTLVNPGDEVIAFDPWFVMYKHLTTLAGGTTVQISTYPDFKIDIAKLEAAITPKTKVILFNSPSNPTGKVASEEEMKAVCDLCRDRNIALISDEIYRSFCYDRPFVSPAKFYDKTIVVDGFSKSHSMTGWRIGWAHGPQEIIQQMIKLQQFTFVCSPHPVQWAGVEAWDYDVSDRTAEYKAKRDFMLKELSGLYDIRGADGAFYLFVKAPWGTGTEFVQKAIENELLIIPGNVFSQYDTHFRLSYAAEDKTLERGVEVLKRIATK; this is encoded by the coding sequence ATGACCTGGATCGCCGACCGCATGCACAAAATCGACGCCTCCGGGATCCGGAAGGTGTTCGACCTCGCGGCCAAGATGAAAGACCCGATCAACCTCAGCATCGGCCAGCCCCACTTCGATACGCCTGCCCCACTGAAGCAGGCGATGATCAGGGCCGTCGAAGCAGGCAAGAACGCCTACAGCCAGTCCCAGGGGATCGCCCCGCTCGTCGAAAAGGTCCAGTCGTCCGTCGACAAGGAGTACGGGCACGCCGATCGCAAAGCGTTCGTGACCAGCGGCACCGGCGGCGGCCTGATGCTCGCCCTGCAGACGCTGGTGAACCCCGGCGACGAGGTGATCGCCTTCGACCCCTGGTTCGTGATGTACAAGCACCTCACAACGCTGGCCGGCGGCACGACGGTGCAGATCAGTACCTATCCCGACTTCAAGATTGACATCGCGAAGCTCGAAGCGGCGATCACGCCGAAAACGAAGGTCATCCTCTTCAACAGTCCGTCGAACCCGACGGGCAAGGTCGCCAGCGAAGAGGAGATGAAGGCCGTCTGCGACCTCTGCCGCGACAGGAACATCGCCCTCATCAGCGACGAGATCTACCGCAGCTTCTGCTACGACCGGCCCTTCGTGAGTCCCGCGAAGTTCTACGACAAGACGATCGTCGTCGATGGCTTCAGCAAGTCGCATTCGATGACCGGCTGGCGCATCGGCTGGGCCCACGGTCCGCAGGAGATCATCCAACAGATGATCAAGCTGCAACAATTCACGTTCGTCTGCTCGCCGCACCCGGTCCAGTGGGCCGGAGTCGAAGCCTGGGACTACGACGTCTCCGACCGCACGGCCGAGTACAAGGCCAAACGCGACTTCATGCTCAAGGAACTTTCGGGCCTCTATGACATTCGCGGCGCCGACGGGGCCTTCTACCTGTTCGTCAAAGCCCCCTGGGGCACCGGCACGGAGTTCGTCCAGAAGGCGATCGAGAATGAACTCCTGATCATTCCCGGCAACGTTTTCAGCCAGTACGACACGCACTTCCGCCTGAGCTACGCCGCGGAAGACAAAACGCTCGAGCGCGGCGTGGAAGTGCTGAAACGAATCGCAACGAAGTAG
- a CDS encoding GxxExxY protein: MIEPIPEQTESVVTAVIDAAFRVHTTLGPGLLESVYEACLCHELARRGLAFERQLHLPIIYEGLRLEAGLRLDLVVADCVIVELKHVEKVLPVHKAQLLTYLKLTGHRVGLLFNFNVERIKEGIFRVVR, from the coding sequence ATGATCGAACCAATCCCGGAGCAAACGGAATCTGTCGTCACCGCAGTGATCGATGCCGCGTTCCGCGTCCACACGACTCTCGGCCCGGGGCTTCTGGAGTCTGTCTACGAAGCATGCCTCTGCCACGAGCTTGCCAGACGCGGACTTGCATTCGAACGCCAGCTGCATCTGCCCATTATCTACGAAGGCCTCCGCCTGGAGGCCGGATTGCGACTGGATCTGGTCGTCGCCGACTGCGTCATTGTCGAACTGAAACACGTCGAGAAGGTGCTTCCCGTCCATAAAGCCCAACTCCTGACCTACTTGAAGCTGACGGGCCACCGTGTCGGCCTGTTATTCAACTTCAATGTCGAACGAATCAAGGAGGGCATTTTTCGGGTCGTTCGTTAA
- a CDS encoding NAD(P)-dependent oxidoreductase, with translation MSLNIAPGKTNIGWIGTGVMGHSMVGHLMKAGFKATVYNRSKDKAAELLKAGAAWGDTPKAVAEKSDVVFAIVGFPKDVREVFLGDQGALAGAKAGTVLVDMTTSEPSLAVEIADTAKKKGVHSVDAPVSGGDVGAKNAALSIMIGGDKDVVDALKPCWEAMGKTIVHQGPAGAGQHTKMVNQILISTTMIGLCEALLYGYKSGLDLETVFKSVSTGAAGSKSLDNLGPRILAGNFDPGFYVEHFIKDMGIALAEAKKMGLSLPGLALAEQLYLSVQAKGWGRNGTHALMLALAEMSGVDWKGRK, from the coding sequence ATGTCGCTCAACATCGCCCCCGGGAAAACCAACATCGGCTGGATCGGCACCGGCGTGATGGGGCACAGCATGGTCGGCCACCTGATGAAGGCCGGCTTCAAGGCGACGGTTTACAACCGGTCGAAGGACAAGGCGGCCGAATTGCTGAAGGCGGGGGCGGCGTGGGGCGACACCCCGAAGGCCGTGGCCGAGAAGTCGGACGTCGTGTTCGCCATCGTTGGGTTTCCAAAGGACGTGCGGGAAGTGTTCCTGGGTGACCAGGGCGCGCTGGCCGGTGCAAAGGCGGGAACGGTGCTGGTCGACATGACGACCAGCGAGCCGTCGCTGGCGGTCGAGATTGCGGACACCGCGAAGAAGAAGGGAGTTCACTCGGTCGATGCGCCGGTGTCGGGCGGCGATGTCGGGGCGAAGAATGCGGCGCTGTCGATCATGATCGGCGGCGATAAGGACGTGGTTGACGCGCTGAAGCCGTGCTGGGAGGCGATGGGCAAGACGATCGTCCACCAGGGGCCGGCCGGGGCGGGGCAGCACACCAAGATGGTGAACCAGATCCTGATCTCGACGACGATGATCGGGCTCTGTGAAGCATTGTTGTACGGCTACAAGTCGGGCCTCGACCTCGAGACGGTGTTCAAGAGCGTGTCGACGGGTGCCGCCGGCAGCAAGTCGCTCGATAACCTTGGGCCGCGCATTCTGGCGGGGAATTTCGATCCCGGCTTTTACGTGGAGCACTTCATCAAGGATATGGGGATCGCACTCGCGGAAGCGAAGAAGATGGGGCTGTCGTTGCCGGGCCTGGCGCTGGCGGAGCAGCTGTACCTCTCGGTGCAGGCGAAGGGCTGGGGCCGGAATGGAACGCACGCCCTGATGCTGGCGCTCGCCGAGATGTCGGGTGTCGACTGGAAGGGGCGGAAGTAA
- a CDS encoding glycosyltransferase family 39 protein: MQSGVEMGIAGDAPRPSRRRFWTIVFAIAAVCLLLKIPVMFRQHAAGDEDFYGVPGLTLLQEGRLRVPFMPCRDRGSMFYRGDDRLLTLPPLYFFFQAASYAVFGATIGSARLASGLAGVGAILLLGALALRITRSERVALTAVAFYAASRVVYFPWLMSRPDTLTGFFGFASMLFALRLLETRSRKDAALAGLLTGLGLYTHPFALVYTAQEGLLCLWAGRGWREKLGLASIFSATAVAVASLWLILILPEPLLWKEQFLDLMGLQVGPGLSRRLFWPGQSLPVQALVYLEHVGIWQCLLMIGSLLAATFLAVRDRSWRLIVFLSFSAMYFHVVSLGTHPTKGYWCYTGGWLWIAFAMVLDRAVAAVFQTAHARQVAFASLAGAAAFLMIPGCGLRTLVQHIRHWDDIAYDAPRFCRMLLSKLPPDATLAVDQAYVFEFYAAGRRNMITALEFPLVFSLQQYPYDLIVAGEYALDKKVPEINNGKPIATYGPLDDPFACSAVIFEAPPERRANGVFPADGGNSGKRSKSSGPI; the protein is encoded by the coding sequence ATGCAGTCGGGCGTCGAAATGGGAATCGCCGGCGATGCACCGCGTCCGTCCCGTCGGCGATTCTGGACGATCGTGTTCGCCATCGCGGCGGTCTGCCTGCTGCTCAAGATTCCGGTCATGTTCCGGCAGCATGCGGCCGGCGATGAAGATTTCTACGGAGTTCCGGGGCTGACGCTGCTGCAGGAAGGTCGGCTGCGCGTTCCGTTCATGCCATGCCGCGATCGCGGCAGCATGTTCTACCGGGGTGACGACCGGCTGCTGACGTTGCCGCCTCTGTATTTTTTCTTCCAGGCGGCCAGTTATGCGGTGTTTGGGGCGACGATCGGCAGCGCCCGGCTCGCTTCGGGGCTGGCGGGGGTGGGGGCGATTCTGCTGCTCGGGGCGTTGGCGCTGCGGATCACCAGAAGCGAGCGTGTGGCGCTGACGGCCGTGGCGTTCTATGCGGCTTCTCGAGTCGTTTACTTTCCGTGGCTGATGTCGCGGCCCGACACACTGACCGGTTTCTTCGGCTTCGCATCAATGCTGTTCGCCCTGCGGCTCCTTGAGACGAGGTCCCGCAAGGATGCCGCGCTGGCGGGCCTGCTGACGGGGCTGGGGCTGTATACCCATCCGTTTGCGCTGGTTTACACGGCCCAGGAGGGGCTTCTCTGTCTCTGGGCCGGGCGTGGATGGCGGGAGAAACTGGGACTGGCCTCGATCTTTTCAGCGACGGCGGTGGCGGTGGCTTCGCTGTGGCTGATTCTGATCCTGCCGGAGCCGTTGTTGTGGAAGGAGCAATTCCTCGACCTGATGGGGCTGCAGGTGGGGCCGGGATTGTCGCGGCGACTTTTCTGGCCGGGGCAGTCGCTGCCGGTGCAGGCCTTGGTTTACCTGGAGCATGTCGGGATCTGGCAGTGCCTGCTGATGATTGGCAGCCTGCTGGCGGCGACCTTTCTTGCCGTTCGCGATCGAAGCTGGCGACTGATCGTGTTCCTGTCGTTTTCCGCGATGTACTTCCATGTGGTGAGCCTCGGGACGCATCCGACGAAGGGATACTGGTGCTACACAGGCGGGTGGCTGTGGATTGCGTTCGCGATGGTGCTCGATCGGGCAGTGGCCGCGGTGTTTCAAACGGCTCACGCGCGGCAGGTTGCGTTTGCCAGCCTGGCGGGAGCGGCGGCGTTTCTGATGATTCCGGGGTGCGGACTGCGGACGCTCGTCCAGCACATCCGCCATTGGGATGACATTGCCTACGACGCCCCGCGTTTCTGCCGCATGCTGCTCAGCAAGCTGCCGCCCGATGCGACACTGGCCGTCGACCAGGCCTACGTGTTCGAGTTCTACGCGGCCGGACGCCGGAACATGATCACGGCGCTCGAGTTCCCGCTCGTGTTCTCACTGCAGCAATATCCCTATGACCTGATCGTCGCGGGGGAATACGCGCTCGACAAGAAGGTGCCGGAGATCAACAACGGCAAGCCGATCGCGACGTACGGACCGCTGGATGATCCGTTTGCTTGTTCCGCGGTGATCTTCGAGGCGCCGCCCGAGCGCCGGGCGAACGGCGTGTTTCCAGCCGATGGCGGCAATTCCGGAAAACGTTCGAAGTCGTCCGGCCCGATTTGA